A single Paraburkholderia sp. FT54 DNA region contains:
- a CDS encoding LysR family transcriptional regulator: MTPDQLITFAAVAEHRNISRAAVALHLSQPAVSGQLRQLQDEFGEPLYQRDGRGVRLTPAGEQLASYATRLRDTWRQAHAYRDALRGLEQGTLRIGASTTPASYLLPYLIADFHRRYPDVTLHTADGNTTEIVGALDSVDIAMIEGPVGVDLPPDTAVHAWREDEIVAIMPRSHPLAQLAEGGQAGLAAFGEHPLVLREAGSGVRQIVERAFARAGVPMRVALEIAGVEGVKEAVRAGMGIGFVSAMSMRHENRALCLLSLSPEPLTRRLSILVPHASAPSRVVAQFLALCLADGA; encoded by the coding sequence ATGACCCCGGACCAACTTATAACGTTTGCAGCCGTCGCCGAGCATCGCAATATCAGCCGGGCGGCAGTGGCGCTGCACCTGTCCCAACCGGCCGTGTCCGGCCAGCTGCGGCAGTTGCAGGACGAATTCGGCGAGCCGCTGTATCAGCGCGACGGGCGCGGCGTGCGCCTCACGCCCGCGGGCGAGCAGCTCGCCAGCTACGCCACGCGGCTGCGCGACACCTGGCGCCAGGCGCACGCGTACCGCGACGCCTTGCGCGGCCTGGAGCAGGGCACCTTGCGCATCGGCGCGAGCACCACGCCGGCGAGCTACCTGCTGCCGTATCTGATCGCCGATTTCCATCGTCGCTATCCGGACGTGACGCTGCATACTGCCGACGGCAACACCACGGAGATCGTCGGCGCGCTCGATTCGGTGGACATCGCCATGATCGAAGGTCCGGTCGGCGTGGATCTGCCGCCGGACACCGCGGTGCATGCGTGGCGCGAGGACGAAATCGTCGCGATCATGCCGCGTTCGCATCCGTTGGCGCAGCTGGCCGAAGGCGGCCAGGCGGGGCTGGCGGCCTTCGGCGAGCATCCGCTGGTGTTGCGCGAGGCGGGCTCGGGCGTGCGGCAGATCGTCGAGCGCGCGTTCGCGCGGGCGGGCGTGCCCATGCGCGTGGCGCTGGAGATTGCCGGCGTCGAAGGCGTGAAGGAAGCGGTGCGCGCGGGCATGGGGATCGGCTTCGTCTCGGCCATGTCGATGCGGCACGAGAACCGCGCGCTGTGCCTGCTGTCGCTCAGCCCGGAGCCGCTCACGCGGCGGCTGTCGATTCTGGTGCCGCATGCAAGTGCGCCGTCGCGGGTGGTGGCGCAGTTTCTCGCGCTGTGTCTTGCTGATGGAGCTTGA
- a CDS encoding sugar phosphate isomerase/epimerase has protein sequence MADAVDVVIVASAFGMDAVRAAGHLKWAQASRQAGAAGFEVRRELFADETDAAPHNLRALGRQIAELGLWSVYSTPASLYTPQGKLDADALRLSTEEALALGARFVKLQLGGFAADANAAVIADHMRCAELRLVVENGQLAEGGSLAQFIGLFDALAREGHAGVLGMTFDIGNWAWREVAPLEAAAPLAAHVEYIHCKTTVGEGARRFPAAPAADDAQFAAVLDKLPRHVPRGIEFPFDTSRVDTDAAHYVAWLAAA, from the coding sequence ATGGCTGACGCAGTGGACGTGGTGATCGTCGCAAGCGCATTCGGGATGGACGCGGTCCGCGCGGCCGGCCATCTGAAGTGGGCGCAAGCGAGCCGGCAGGCAGGCGCGGCAGGTTTCGAAGTGCGCCGTGAACTGTTCGCCGACGAAACGGACGCCGCGCCGCACAATCTGCGCGCGCTCGGCAGGCAGATCGCGGAATTGGGCTTGTGGTCCGTGTACTCGACGCCGGCTTCGCTGTACACGCCGCAGGGCAAGCTCGACGCCGACGCATTGCGCCTCTCGACCGAAGAAGCCCTCGCGCTGGGCGCGCGCTTCGTGAAGTTGCAGCTCGGCGGTTTCGCCGCCGACGCCAATGCCGCCGTGATCGCGGATCACATGCGCTGTGCGGAACTGCGGCTCGTTGTCGAAAACGGGCAATTGGCCGAGGGTGGTTCGCTCGCGCAGTTCATCGGCCTGTTCGACGCATTGGCGCGCGAAGGGCACGCCGGCGTGCTCGGCATGACGTTCGACATCGGCAACTGGGCCTGGCGCGAGGTCGCCCCGCTCGAGGCCGCCGCGCCGCTGGCGGCGCACGTCGAATACATCCATTGCAAGACGACGGTGGGCGAGGGCGCGCGGCGCTTTCCCGCCGCGCCCGCAGCGGACGACGCCCAGTTCGCCGCGGTGCTCGACAAGCTGCCGCGCCATGTGCCGCGCGGCATCGAGTTTCCGTTCGATACGAGCCGTGTCGACACGGACGCGGCGCATTACGTCGCATGGCTGGCCGCCGCGTGA
- a CDS encoding sugar kinase has product MSTTNAALDVITYGEAMAMFVAAETGPLAGVGQFTKRIAGADLNVAIGLSRLGFKVGWMSRVGNDSFGQYVRDTLTKEGIDQGCVTTDERYPTGFQLKSKNDDGSDPAIEYFRKGSAASHLSLADYAADYVLPARHLHLTGVAPAISASSRELAFHLAQEVRAAGKTISFDPNLRPTLWPSRAAMVEGLNALAALADWVLPGIGEGEILTGYTQPDDIAKFYLDQGARGVIIKLGAQGAYFRTADDAAVIAGQPVANVVDTVGAGDGFAVGVVSALLEGRSLPQAVARGNRIGALAIQVIGDSEGLPSRAELDALEAADTASVAAAA; this is encoded by the coding sequence ATGAGCACCACAAACGCAGCACTCGATGTCATCACCTACGGCGAAGCAATGGCCATGTTCGTGGCCGCCGAAACCGGCCCGCTCGCGGGCGTCGGGCAGTTCACGAAGCGCATCGCGGGCGCCGATCTGAACGTGGCGATCGGTTTGTCGCGTCTCGGCTTCAAGGTGGGCTGGATGAGCCGCGTCGGCAACGATTCGTTCGGCCAGTACGTGCGCGACACGTTGACGAAAGAGGGCATCGACCAGGGCTGCGTCACGACCGACGAACGCTATCCGACCGGCTTCCAGCTCAAGTCGAAAAACGACGACGGCAGCGACCCGGCAATCGAGTATTTCCGCAAGGGTTCGGCGGCGAGCCATTTGTCGCTCGCCGACTACGCGGCCGACTACGTGCTGCCGGCGCGTCATCTGCATCTGACCGGCGTGGCGCCCGCCATTTCGGCGAGCTCGCGGGAACTCGCGTTCCATCTGGCGCAGGAAGTGCGGGCCGCCGGTAAGACGATTTCGTTCGACCCGAACCTGCGCCCGACGCTGTGGCCGTCGCGCGCCGCGATGGTCGAAGGTCTGAACGCGCTCGCCGCGCTGGCTGACTGGGTGCTGCCCGGCATCGGCGAAGGCGAGATTCTGACCGGCTACACCCAGCCGGACGACATCGCGAAGTTCTATCTGGACCAAGGTGCGCGCGGCGTGATCATCAAGCTCGGCGCGCAGGGCGCGTACTTCCGTACCGCCGACGATGCCGCCGTGATCGCCGGGCAGCCGGTCGCGAACGTCGTGGACACGGTCGGCGCGGGCGATGGTTTCGCCGTCGGCGTGGTGAGCGCGTTGCTCGAAGGCAGATCGCTGCCGCAAGCCGTGGCGCGCGGCAACCGCATCGGCGCGCTGGCGATTCAGGTGATCGGCGATTCGGAAGGGCTGCCGAGCCGCGCCGAACTCGACGCGCTGGAAGCGGCCGACACAGCGTCCGTGGCCGCCGCGGCTTGA
- a CDS encoding MFS transporter, producing MTSSLAIRRWWTIMPIVFITYSLAYLDRANYGFASAAGINQDLGISKGLSSLIGALFFLGYFFFQIPGAIYAERRSVKKLVFWSLILWGGCAALTGMVSNIPSLMVIRFVLGVVEAAVMPAMLIFISNWFTKSERSRANTFLILGNPVTVLWMSVVSGYLVHSFGWRHMFIAEGVPAILWAVCWWFIVQDKPQQVSWLTQQQKDDLAETLRAEQAAIKPVRNYSDAFKTPAVIKLCAQYFCWSIGVYGFVLWLPSILKNGSTLGMVETGWLSALPYLAATIAMLAASWASDKLNRRKVFVWPFLLVGAVAFAASYAIGSTHFWLSYALLVIAGAAMYAPYGPFFAIVPELLPKNVAGGAMALINSMGALGSFVGSYVVGYLNGATGSPAASYAFMSVALIAAVILTLIVKPQAQEANNAPLARHPVARKIS from the coding sequence ATGACCTCATCGCTTGCGATTCGCCGTTGGTGGACGATCATGCCGATCGTTTTCATCACCTACAGCCTCGCTTATCTGGATCGCGCGAACTACGGTTTCGCGTCGGCCGCCGGCATCAACCAGGATCTCGGCATCAGCAAGGGACTGTCGTCGCTGATCGGCGCGCTGTTCTTCCTCGGCTATTTTTTCTTCCAGATTCCCGGCGCGATCTACGCGGAACGCCGCAGCGTCAAGAAGCTCGTTTTCTGGAGTCTGATTCTGTGGGGCGGTTGCGCGGCGCTGACCGGCATGGTGAGCAATATTCCGTCGCTGATGGTGATCCGCTTCGTGCTCGGCGTGGTCGAAGCCGCGGTGATGCCGGCCATGCTGATTTTCATCAGTAACTGGTTCACCAAAAGCGAACGCTCGCGTGCCAACACCTTCCTGATTCTCGGCAATCCGGTGACCGTGCTGTGGATGTCGGTGGTGTCGGGCTATCTGGTGCATTCGTTCGGCTGGCGCCACATGTTCATCGCCGAAGGCGTGCCCGCGATTCTCTGGGCCGTGTGCTGGTGGTTCATCGTGCAGGACAAGCCGCAGCAGGTATCGTGGCTCACGCAGCAGCAAAAGGACGATCTCGCCGAAACGCTGCGCGCCGAGCAGGCCGCGATCAAACCGGTGCGCAACTACAGCGACGCGTTCAAAACGCCTGCGGTGATCAAACTGTGTGCACAGTATTTTTGCTGGAGCATCGGCGTGTATGGTTTCGTGCTGTGGCTGCCGTCGATCCTGAAGAACGGTTCGACGCTCGGCATGGTCGAAACCGGCTGGCTCTCGGCGTTGCCGTATCTTGCCGCGACCATCGCGATGCTTGCAGCTTCGTGGGCATCGGATAAACTCAACCGCCGCAAAGTATTCGTGTGGCCGTTTCTGCTGGTCGGCGCGGTGGCGTTCGCGGCTTCGTACGCGATCGGCTCCACGCATTTCTGGCTCTCGTATGCGTTGCTGGTGATCGCCGGCGCCGCGATGTACGCGCCGTATGGCCCGTTCTTCGCGATCGTGCCGGAACTGCTGCCGAAGAATGTCGCGGGCGGCGCGATGGCGCTGATCAACAGCATGGGCGCGCTCGGTTCGTTCGTCGGCTCGTATGTGGTCGGTTATCTGAACGGTGCGACCGGGTCGCCCGCGGCGTCGTATGCATTTATGAGCGTGGCGTTGATCGCCGCGGTGATTCTGACGCTGATCGTCAAACCGCAGGCGCAAGAAGCGAACAACGCGCCACTGGCTCGTCACCCCGTTGCAAGGAAAATAAGCTGA
- a CDS encoding D-glycerate dehydrogenase — translation MKKIVAWKSLPEDVLAYLQQHAEVVQVDAAQHDTFVAALKDADGGIGSSVKITPAMLEGATRLKALSTISVGFDQFDVADLTRRGIVLAHTPDVLTESTADTVFSLILACARRVVELAEWVKAGHWQHGIGPAQFGVDVQGKTLGIVGLGRIGGAVARRAALGFNMKVLYTNRSANPQAEEAYGARRVELAELLATSDFVCLQVPLTPETRHMIGAAELKSMKKSSILINASRGATVDEKALIEALRNGTIHGAGLDVFDTEPLPADSPLLKLANVVALPHIGSATHETRHAMARNAAENLVAALEGTLANNIVNREVLSR, via the coding sequence ATGAAGAAAATTGTCGCCTGGAAGTCGTTGCCCGAAGATGTGCTCGCGTATCTGCAGCAACATGCTGAAGTCGTGCAGGTCGATGCCGCGCAACACGACACGTTCGTGGCCGCGCTGAAAGACGCGGACGGCGGCATCGGTTCGAGCGTGAAGATCACACCGGCGATGCTCGAAGGCGCGACGCGGCTCAAGGCGCTCTCGACCATCTCGGTGGGCTTCGACCAGTTCGACGTGGCCGATCTCACGCGCCGCGGCATCGTGCTCGCGCACACGCCGGACGTGCTGACCGAGTCCACCGCGGACACCGTGTTCTCGCTGATCCTCGCGTGCGCGCGGCGGGTGGTCGAACTCGCCGAGTGGGTCAAGGCGGGGCACTGGCAGCACGGCATCGGCCCGGCTCAGTTCGGCGTCGACGTGCAGGGCAAGACGCTCGGCATCGTCGGGCTCGGGCGGATCGGCGGCGCGGTGGCGCGGCGTGCGGCGCTCGGCTTCAACATGAAGGTGCTGTACACCAACCGCAGCGCGAACCCGCAGGCTGAAGAGGCTTACGGCGCGCGGCGCGTCGAGTTGGCGGAACTGCTCGCCACCTCTGACTTCGTGTGCCTGCAAGTGCCGCTCACGCCGGAAACCCGGCACATGATCGGTGCCGCTGAGCTGAAGTCCATGAAGAAAAGCTCGATCCTGATCAACGCCTCGCGCGGCGCGACCGTCGACGAAAAGGCGCTGATCGAAGCGCTGCGGAACGGCACGATTCACGGCGCCGGTCTCGACGTGTTCGACACCGAACCGCTGCCGGCCGACTCGCCGCTGCTCAAGCTGGCGAACGTGGTCGCGCTGCCGCATATCGGTTCGGCGACCCACGAAACCCGTCATGCGATGGCGCGCAATGCGGCGGAGAATCTCGTCGCCGCGCTCGAGGGCACGCTGGCCAACAATATCGTCAACCGCGAAGTGCTGTCCAGATGA
- a CDS encoding LacI family DNA-binding transcriptional regulator — MSTTPQATRRRATITDVAREAGTGKTSISRYLNGEMSVLSPELRARIEAAIARLDYQPNQMARGLKRGRNRLIGMLLADLTNPYTVEVLQGVEAACHALGLMPLICHAANEVEMERRYLQLLTTYRVEGVIVNALGVREETLRPVGGGGIPAVLVDRSVDGLVTDMVGLDNRAAAELGTRHLLDNGFDDIWFVVQPFEQVSSRQLREAAFREAMSAQSAQSEHGGGKGTARGHTLVLNLADAAEVERSLAELDRAIDAAAHARGATGNVARVALFAANAPVALCLALHLKARHGADWQARVALLSIDDPDWAELAGITTIRQPTYEIGYRAVEFLHERIEGVQTTARDCLLPGELIVRASTLR, encoded by the coding sequence ATGAGCACGACGCCGCAGGCCACGCGGCGCCGCGCGACGATCACCGACGTCGCGCGCGAAGCCGGCACCGGCAAGACCAGCATCTCGCGCTATCTGAACGGCGAGATGAGCGTGCTGTCGCCTGAACTGCGCGCGCGAATCGAGGCCGCGATCGCACGCCTCGACTATCAGCCGAACCAGATGGCGCGCGGCCTCAAGCGTGGCCGCAACCGCCTGATCGGCATGCTGCTGGCCGACCTGACGAATCCCTACACGGTCGAAGTGCTGCAAGGCGTGGAAGCAGCCTGCCACGCACTCGGCCTGATGCCGCTGATCTGCCATGCGGCGAACGAAGTCGAGATGGAGCGGCGCTATCTGCAACTGCTCACCACGTATCGGGTGGAAGGCGTGATTGTCAATGCGCTCGGCGTGCGCGAGGAAACCTTGCGGCCGGTGGGCGGCGGCGGGATTCCGGCGGTGCTGGTCGACCGTTCGGTGGACGGGCTCGTCACGGATATGGTCGGTCTCGACAATCGGGCGGCGGCGGAACTCGGCACGCGGCATTTGCTGGACAACGGTTTTGACGACATCTGGTTCGTCGTCCAGCCTTTCGAGCAGGTCAGCTCGCGGCAACTACGTGAAGCGGCGTTTCGTGAGGCGATGAGCGCTCAGAGTGCTCAGAGCGAGCACGGCGGCGGTAAAGGCACGGCACGCGGGCACACGCTGGTGCTCAACCTCGCGGATGCCGCCGAGGTCGAGCGCAGCCTCGCCGAGCTGGACCGCGCGATCGACGCGGCCGCTCATGCGCGCGGCGCCACGGGCAACGTCGCGCGCGTCGCCCTGTTCGCGGCCAACGCGCCTGTCGCGCTGTGTCTCGCCTTGCATCTGAAAGCACGCCACGGAGCCGACTGGCAGGCCCGCGTCGCACTGCTTTCCATCGACGATCCCGACTGGGCCGAATTGGCCGGCATCACGACGATTCGTCAGCCGACCTACGAGATCGGCTACCGCGCGGTCGAGTTCCTGCACGAGCGTATCGAAGGCGTTCAGACCACCGCGCGCGACTGCCTGCTGCCGGGCGAATTGATCGTCCGCGCCTCCACTTTGCGCTGA
- a CDS encoding YhfC family intramembrane metalloprotease, with protein MVVAPLTLSSLALATLLVAALPFLIYRRLRRPLALKPRDAITGIAVFALFAMVIERALNDYVLHRNEATASFLSNPLAFVVYGALAAGICEEVGRFIGMRLLLKRAAAKSGSSSLAAGTNDGTALTYGLGHGGAEAWLVGVLVQVQWILFAVFENRGQLDGYLSNLPTDSVMRIHLILASLTPQTAGIFALERVAALVFQIGLSVLMWRGLRAGWRGILPLAIALHALVDVPAALFQAQLVPLAAVDAVYAVGAVIVTGLLFRAFRRPAVAA; from the coding sequence ATGGTTGTTGCACCGCTTACCCTCTCGAGCCTCGCCCTCGCGACGCTGCTCGTCGCCGCCTTACCCTTCCTGATCTACCGCCGTCTGCGCCGGCCGCTCGCGCTCAAGCCGCGTGACGCCATCACCGGCATCGCCGTGTTCGCGCTGTTCGCCATGGTGATCGAGCGCGCGCTGAACGACTACGTGCTGCATCGGAATGAAGCGACGGCGAGCTTCCTGTCGAATCCGCTGGCCTTCGTGGTGTACGGTGCGCTGGCCGCGGGTATTTGCGAGGAAGTGGGGCGGTTCATCGGCATGCGGCTGCTGCTCAAGCGCGCGGCGGCGAAGTCGGGCTCGAGCTCACTGGCGGCGGGCACGAACGACGGCACCGCGCTGACCTATGGCTTGGGCCACGGCGGCGCCGAAGCCTGGCTCGTCGGCGTGCTGGTGCAGGTTCAATGGATCCTGTTCGCGGTCTTCGAAAACCGAGGTCAACTGGACGGCTACCTGAGCAATCTGCCGACCGATTCGGTGATGCGCATCCACCTGATTCTTGCCAGCCTGACGCCGCAGACCGCCGGCATTTTCGCGCTTGAACGCGTGGCCGCGCTGGTGTTCCAGATCGGCTTGTCGGTGCTGATGTGGCGCGGCTTGCGGGCCGGCTGGCGCGGTATCCTGCCGCTCGCGATTGCGTTGCACGCGCTGGTGGACGTGCCAGCCGCGTTGTTCCAGGCGCAACTCGTGCCGCTCGCGGCAGTGGACGCCGTGTATGCAGTAGGAGCGGTGATCGTTACGGGGTTGCTGTTCCGGGCGTTCAGGCGTCCAGCGGTGGCCGCTTGA
- a CDS encoding DUF3022 domain-containing protein, with protein MEEAYQYDCANPEFEELARVISDLFPEQTQFTQRAAEDGTPTLAIHWVAMRFGATARRIVMSVVIAPAALARYRALPARLRGRSFAVLRAYVEASIGSLEEQYANGETVPRDVTVDLGDEFA; from the coding sequence ATGGAAGAAGCTTACCAATACGACTGCGCCAATCCCGAGTTCGAGGAGCTAGCGCGCGTTATCAGCGATCTGTTTCCCGAGCAGACGCAGTTCACCCAGCGCGCCGCGGAAGACGGCACGCCGACGCTGGCGATTCACTGGGTGGCGATGCGTTTCGGCGCGACGGCGCGCCGTATCGTGATGAGCGTGGTGATCGCGCCGGCCGCGTTGGCGCGTTATCGCGCATTGCCGGCGCGTCTGCGCGGCCGCAGTTTTGCGGTGCTGCGCGCGTATGTCGAAGCGAGCATCGGCTCGCTTGAAGAACAGTATGCGAACGGCGAAACCGTGCCGCGCGATGTCACCGTGGATCTCGGCGACGAGTTCGCTTGA
- a CDS encoding PGDYG domain-containing protein — MTELKNLDLSQDANACRVVKNETVSVEFATAEGELMSLEGPNRYVRGDALITGSTGERWVVSRERFDAKYIPADAAVAHGQAGAYRNRPAVVLAKQMHEAFSLARSANGGDVLRGAAGDWIMQYAPGDYGVVQAARFAKVYRLAD; from the coding sequence ATGACCGAACTCAAAAATCTCGATCTGAGTCAAGACGCCAACGCCTGCCGTGTCGTAAAAAATGAAACCGTCAGCGTCGAATTCGCCACCGCCGAAGGCGAACTGATGAGCCTTGAAGGCCCGAACCGCTATGTCCGCGGCGACGCGCTGATCACCGGCTCGACGGGCGAGCGCTGGGTCGTCTCGCGCGAACGCTTCGACGCCAAATACATTCCCGCCGACGCCGCCGTCGCGCACGGCCAAGCCGGCGCGTACCGCAACCGCCCCGCCGTCGTGCTGGCCAAACAGATGCATGAAGCGTTCTCGCTCGCGCGCTCGGCGAACGGCGGCGATGTGCTGCGCGGCGCCGCCGGCGACTGGATCATGCAGTACGCGCCCGGCGACTACGGCGTGGTGCAGGCAGCCCGCTTCGCGAAGGTCTACCGGCTCGCCGATTGA
- a CDS encoding Spy/CpxP family protein refolding chaperone, with protein sequence MKKALVMLATAVAMSGAFAQTSAPASAPVSAASAPAGKAGHERNVEDRIAYLHSQLKITSAQESQWNTFADVMRSNGQTMGQLFQQRRAATNVSALDDMKQYATIAQAHADGMKKLVDAFDPLYSSFSPEQKKLADATFHQPGGVEGHGHHGKGKGKGGKTAPAPASDATVKP encoded by the coding sequence ATGAAAAAAGCACTGGTAATGCTGGCCACCGCAGTCGCCATGAGCGGCGCGTTCGCACAAACTTCCGCGCCGGCGTCGGCACCGGTGAGCGCCGCTTCCGCACCCGCCGGCAAAGCCGGCCACGAGCGCAATGTCGAAGACCGCATCGCCTACCTGCATTCGCAACTGAAGATCACCTCGGCGCAGGAATCGCAATGGAACACGTTCGCCGACGTGATGCGCAGCAACGGCCAAACCATGGGCCAGCTGTTCCAGCAACGCCGGGCCGCCACCAACGTATCGGCGCTCGACGACATGAAGCAATACGCGACTATCGCGCAAGCGCATGCGGACGGCATGAAGAAGCTGGTCGATGCGTTCGATCCGCTGTATAGCAGCTTCTCGCCGGAACAGAAGAAGCTGGCTGATGCGACCTTCCATCAGCCGGGCGGCGTGGAAGGCCATGGTCATCATGGTAAAGGCAAGGGCAAAGGCGGCAAGACCGCACCTGCCCCGGCAAGCGACGCCACCGTGAAGCCGTAA
- a CDS encoding Lrp/AsnC family transcriptional regulator, which produces MRPPRLDQLDDLDRNLVALLQANARESVANLARQLGVARTTVIARIARLERSNVIAGYSVRLGQDVLDSSIVAYVGIIIAPKHGPGVQKRLGKMPEVQLLCAVSGEFDYVAWLRADSPDRLNDLLDQIGGLEGVERTTTSIILARKIDRGTV; this is translated from the coding sequence ATGAGACCTCCGCGCCTCGACCAACTCGACGACCTCGACCGCAACCTCGTTGCGCTGCTGCAAGCCAATGCTCGCGAGAGTGTCGCCAATCTCGCCCGCCAACTGGGCGTGGCGCGCACCACGGTGATCGCGCGCATTGCGCGGCTCGAGCGCAGCAATGTGATTGCCGGCTACAGCGTGCGGCTCGGCCAGGACGTGCTCGACTCGAGCATCGTGGCCTACGTCGGCATCATCATCGCGCCGAAGCACGGGCCTGGCGTGCAGAAACGCCTCGGCAAGATGCCCGAGGTGCAGCTGCTGTGCGCGGTGAGCGGCGAGTTCGACTATGTGGCGTGGCTGCGCGCCGATTCGCCCGATCGTCTCAACGATCTGCTCGATCAGATCGGCGGGCTGGAAGGCGTGGAGCGCACCACGACTTCGATCATCCTTGCGCGCAAGATCGATCGCGGCACGGTATGA
- a CDS encoding saccharopine dehydrogenase C-terminal domain-containing protein, with protein sequence MKVAIVGAGLIGHTIAHMLRETGDYDVVAFDRDQHALDKLAAQGIPTRRVDSADAAALRAAVQGFDALVNALPYYLAVNVASAAKGAGVHYFDLTEDVRATHAIRAIADDADHAFMPQCGLAPGFIGIAAHELANRFTEIRDVKMRVGALPEFPTNALKYNLTWSVDGLINEYCQPCEAIRDSRTQWVQPLEGLEHFSLDGTEYEAFNTSGGLGTLCETLSGRVESLDYKSVRYPGHRNLMQFLLEDLRLASDRDTLKNIMRRSVPSTAQDVVLVFITVSGMRDGQLVQEVFTRKIFAKTVCGVPMSAIQITTAGAMCAVLDLFREQKLPQKGFVRQEQVSLRDFLANRFGQLYEGQSLDAMATV encoded by the coding sequence ATGAAAGTAGCCATCGTTGGCGCAGGTTTGATCGGTCACACCATCGCCCACATGTTGCGCGAAACCGGCGACTACGACGTCGTCGCGTTCGACCGCGACCAGCACGCGCTCGATAAACTCGCCGCCCAGGGCATTCCGACCCGCCGTGTGGATTCCGCCGATGCCGCCGCGCTGCGCGCCGCCGTGCAAGGCTTCGACGCGCTCGTCAACGCGCTGCCGTACTACCTCGCGGTGAACGTGGCCTCGGCGGCCAAGGGCGCGGGCGTGCATTACTTCGATCTGACGGAAGACGTGCGCGCCACGCATGCGATCCGCGCCATTGCCGACGACGCCGATCACGCCTTCATGCCGCAGTGCGGTCTTGCGCCGGGCTTCATCGGCATCGCCGCGCACGAACTGGCGAACCGCTTCACGGAAATCCGCGACGTCAAGATGCGCGTGGGCGCGCTGCCGGAATTCCCGACTAACGCGCTGAAGTACAACCTGACGTGGAGCGTCGACGGCTTGATCAACGAGTACTGCCAGCCCTGCGAAGCGATTCGCGATAGCCGCACGCAGTGGGTGCAGCCGCTCGAAGGCCTCGAACATTTCTCGCTCGACGGCACCGAATACGAAGCCTTCAATACTTCCGGCGGCCTCGGCACGCTGTGCGAAACGCTGTCGGGCCGGGTCGAGTCGCTCGACTACAAGTCGGTACGCTATCCGGGCCACCGCAACCTGATGCAGTTCCTGCTCGAAGACCTGCGCCTTGCCAGCGACCGCGACACGCTCAAGAACATCATGCGCCGTTCAGTGCCGTCCACCGCGCAAGACGTGGTGCTGGTGTTCATCACGGTGAGCGGCATGCGCGACGGTCAACTGGTGCAGGAAGTGTTCACCCGCAAGATCTTCGCGAAGACCGTGTGCGGCGTGCCGATGAGCGCGATCCAGATCACCACGGCCGGCGCGATGTGCGCGGTGCTCGATCTGTTCCGCGAACAGAAGCTGCCGCAGAAGGGCTTCGTGCGTCAGGAGCAGGTGTCGCTGCGCGACTTCCTCGCGAACCGCTTCGGGCAGTTGTACGAGGGGCAGTCGCTGGACGCGATGGCTACTGTTTGA
- a CDS encoding ATP-binding protein: MTHLVFFCGHAGTGKTTLARKLLGPLMKANATPFCLLDKDTLYGGYSAAAMAMLTGDPNDRDSPLFLQHLRDPEYRGLLDTARDNLELGISAMVVGPLSREVRERRLFDRAWLGVGAEVALRVVWVYTSEETAHQRILTRANPNDAYKLAHWDEYRQRRFVPSGDICNDLLMFDNTAPTAADHEALLARIVGEPQAAATLMPPVPV, encoded by the coding sequence GTGACTCATCTGGTTTTCTTCTGCGGTCACGCGGGCACGGGCAAGACCACCCTCGCCAGGAAGCTGCTCGGCCCGCTGATGAAAGCGAACGCCACGCCCTTCTGCCTGCTCGATAAAGATACGCTCTACGGCGGCTACAGCGCGGCCGCCATGGCCATGCTGACCGGCGACCCGAACGACCGCGACAGCCCGCTGTTCCTGCAACATCTGCGCGATCCCGAGTATCGCGGCCTGCTCGATACCGCCCGCGACAATCTCGAACTCGGCATCAGCGCGATGGTGGTCGGGCCGCTCTCGCGCGAAGTGCGCGAGCGGCGCCTGTTCGATCGTGCGTGGCTGGGGGTCGGCGCGGAAGTGGCGCTACGGGTGGTGTGGGTTTATACGTCGGAAGAGACGGCGCATCAGCGGATCCTTACGCGTGCCAATCCGAACGATGCCTACAAACTCGCGCACTGGGACGAGTATCGGCAGCGCCGTTTCGTGCCCAGCGGCGATATCTGCAACGATCTTTTGATGTTCGACAATACCGCGCCTACTGCCGCGGATCATGAAGCCTTGCTCGCGCGCATCGTGGGCGAGCCGCAGGCGGCGGCGACGCTCATGCCGCCGGTGCCTGTGTAG
- the cydX gene encoding cytochrome bd-I oxidase subunit CydX, whose amino-acid sequence MWYFTWILGIGVALGFGIINVMWLDAGGKFARDPQHAGAASVTPEDAPS is encoded by the coding sequence ATGTGGTATTTCACCTGGATTCTCGGCATCGGCGTGGCGTTGGGCTTCGGCATCATCAATGTGATGTGGCTCGATGCCGGCGGCAAGTTCGCGCGTGACCCGCAACACGCCGGCGCCGCATCAGTCACGCCCGAGGACGCGCCTTCGTGA